The Camelus dromedarius isolate mCamDro1 chromosome 8, mCamDro1.pat, whole genome shotgun sequence DNA segment tgaaaTATACAGCATCCTTGGAAAATTTTGAACACAAATATAGTAATCTATTATCCatttaaatcaaatatttcaaCTATGACTTTTTATTTGCCATTTACCATAGCTTTCGCCAGCTGTGTTTTAGGAATATGATGAGTTTTAACACTAAAAGCTGTCTAAATCTTTATCAATTTCTAAATAGACAGCAAGTATGATATGCTACATTTAGAGAAAAGTGTATGAAGATTTCAATGCAGATAAAACTATTCCATCTAGATTGGAAGAGTACCGCAGCACAACAGGAAATTATGGCtaactcttaaaaaagaaaaaacaggtttTTCAAAAAACACTCTAAATAGGATCAGAGCCTAAAGTTCTCTCAGTAATTTCTGCTCAGTTAACACTGACTTTTCaccaaaagaaagatgaagaaagaggaCTTTAAAAGAGGCAATACGATCTAGATTCCTCTGTATCATATAATCACTATTAAGTTAAATGTGGTTTTTACACAAATGCTGAAGACTACGAAATGTTACATTGTTCTACAAGCTGATTTTCTTATTGGGATGCTTAAGTCGAATGTCATTTTAATAGATAATATAATTTTCccaaattcaaatatatttatgtagcAACTTAAGTTGTGAAAACTCTTAACAAATCCAAAAGATAGCAAATTGTGGCAAATATGcagaaattaactaaaaattgTTAACTATCTCTTAAATGCCTGTCAAACTGTACACATCTCCATCCTTCCTGCTACTCCCCAGGTTTATGCCACCATCATCTTACACCTGAATCCAGAGTAGTAGCTGCTTCTCTCTGCTGCCACTAATTATCTGAAAGCTCAAATCTGGTCATATCAAATCCTCTCTACTTGAACGCATCAGCGGCTTTCAAGTTCCTTATGATTTGGTCTCTACCTCTCTAACCTCCTGTCAAACCACCCACCATCAAGTCCCAAGTTTTTACCACAGGAATTTTTCTGTTACCTCTatgttctcattttgttttcattttaaaatgtaaacaattaCTGAGTGAGTTCTTACCATGTCAAGAACAGTGCTACACACTTTTACTAATGCTATCATTTAATGTCCACAACCTCATAATGTAAATACCATCGTCCCTGTCTTACGAACGAGGAGACAGAAGTTAactagcttgcccaaggtcatacctTCTAGTTCATTAACTGGCTAGCCCCTGTTCTTTTCAAACCTGTTTACATGTTATTTCCTCAAAGAAATTTGCCGTGATGACTAAAATGCAGTTTAGGtacattttctttgttccctAAAGGTACCCTTTACATTCCCTCCGtaacttctgtattttattattaaacttCTTAATTATGTGTTTTCTCCTTTAGACTGTAAACTCAGTCAGAAAAAGGCCTAAGCTGGTCTTCCTCACTGTGCAGGAACCCAGCAACTGCTTTAGTGAGAGGCACATAGTACCctcttaataagtatttattaaatgcctaaaTGAGAACCAAAATGTCTTCACTCTATCTAGGCATACATATACAATGTTGACCATATATTGCTAGTCTCCAAACTGGTAAATAGTGTAACTTTCTTACTCTAATCTAATCTGCACAGATTCTGCAGACTACTTCATATACTCAAATAGGGAAGATTACCCTTAAAATGCTAAAGTCAAAATCACTTACTTTGACATGGGTTTGTTGCCACTGTCCTcctttgccttccttccttcttctacAGGCTTGAGGTTCAACAGTGGGGTCACTTCAGCATTGCCATAGCCAGCAAAGGTGATTGCAGCAGTGCCGTTTTCTTCATCTATCTCCTCAATCTCCGCTTCATAACACCTGTAAAGATATCATGGCTGTAAGCAGGTGAGTAAAGGTCTAGTACTCAGCCTACAAGACTTATACTGCAGTTTTTCAACTATTAATGTGCCTAAAATGAACTTCTATAATCAACTGTCCCTTTGGCAAAGATAATACAGAAGAGTGGCTGAACTTAAGTCATCTGCtatcaaaaaaggaaatcctAATCAAAATATTGGCAGGGAAGTCTCTTACACGTCTACTAAATGTGTTTCAGTCAATCTCTTTGAGAAAAGATATTTCTTACAGTGTATATGCTTCACAGAAGTCTAAGAGAGCCAACCAATCAATTTTTAattcaaggaaaaaagaatttagattatttttttaaaaatacccattCATTTCCCTctacttttatgtttatttcctcTAGGATCCAAGCCATGCTTCTGCCCTAAAACTTAATCTAAAGCTAAAAACTAAAAACTCAACTGTATTAATGATTACCACCCAAGAATAAAATTGGCTCTGTAAGTCAGACTGGCTATATAGAAAGATTAAAATAGAGTAGTTCAAGCTGAATAAAAACATCTTAccattgtattttattatttcatgttaTAGTTAGAGTTTTTTTCTACACTTACTGTCCATCTTCACTCCAGATTGCCATACACTTGTCTCCTACTTTCCATGAATGAGTGGGCTGAGTAGAAGCAAAACTGTCTGAACTTGCAAGAGTTTCAGAAGGCTGAGTTGACAGAAGGTCTTTGGTTAGTTCTATAACttcctaaaaaggaaaaaaaaaacccattaatattatttatatagttCACATTGCTCCCTATTTTCAACAAgcaagttctttcagtttttaataaCAGCTCTTACACCATATAGCACTCATTAAGTACTTTATACATACCTACTTACAGCACACAACAATACTATGATGTGGATACTGTGATTATCCCCATGTGGAAATTGAGAAACAATATTTTATACAATGGTGCTGATACTTAAATCCAGATAGTTGCCTTTCAACTTAATTAACCTCAAATACCAATAATAGAAATAAGATAGACTTGAATTTACAGTACATTATTTTTAAGCACCTATTTTAGCTGAATAGATCTCTCTAAAGTAGAGAAATAGTCAATTGTAAGGCACTGAACTAGGTTCAAAATCACTTTTAGCTCATACCATTGTCATGTGTATTTCATGCAACTGTACTTTTTACAGGGCATTACTTGGCAGCAGTGTTAACTGCCTAGCCAATACGTCCCGtccccctcaaaagaaaaaacccaaaaacataaAGCAGCCTTattagtaataaaaatgttcctgtttatatatatttctactaAAATACTGTaggcatatattaaaaaaagtagTCTCAAAATTTACCCCATCTGAGTAAGCAAATTACTAAGTCAGATTTAAAATATCCCAATACCTTAACGTTAAGCACATTAGCAcagcttcatttaaaataaaaaataaaataaatgtatcataCACAGGCAGGCAATACCTTTCTGTGTGGCTTACACTTATTTTACTAACATTTTACACTTACTTTCTAATTCAGGCTTACACTTAGATTCAAAGGGTTGGttaaaaaacttaagaaataGAACAGATTGTTAGATTCTGTTACCAATATGCTATATTTTTACTCTGGTGAAGACCCATATTATGCATGTTATCTAATTATTTTAAGAACTTGCATACCTGTTCCTCCATTGTCGCATATAAAATACCTTAAATATCACATTGTGTGCTTTGAGAGAAAATTTAGCAAAGTTATACTCTGTACTGAGTTTCTTCTGGCTCAGAAGTTAAATActacttcttttaacattttaaagatttgtttttgttAAATGGCAAGAAACTTAAATGTTACTTCTCCCCGAAAGATTCTAAATCTTCGTGACTATTTCAgtctcaaaaaaaagaaaaaaaaaaaaaagactattaaagCCCTTGGAGAAAGattaattttatgaataaaaacaaatttatgaatgaaaaaactagaaaaatcagatttaagttaaaaattcagTACATTACTATCTTTAATGAAATCTTATTAGGTACCATATAGCCATCAAATAACTTTTAGACAATCCTTTGCAAATAAAGCAAAGAACTTCCAAATAAACAGATCATGTGCTACACAAAGTAGTAAATTATTGAAAACCAGATCTTTAATTAACCACTTTTAGGCCCAGGAATGTAATCCAGTAAGTCTGACTCAAGAGCCCATAAAATCCCTATCATTAAATAATTTCAGTTAACCAGGGATCATTTAACTACTAAAGCACAAACATGAAGTCTGCATTTGGAGGTCTCAGGTTTAGAACTCTACTTCTCTTAGTATAGAACATATTCCCACTACATTTTCataaggaaatacattttcaCCAAAGAAAAGGGTCCTGAAAAGTTGTGCATGTTATAACTTCCAGAGCCCTGCAAGGAAATGACACTGGAAAAAATCCAGAGCATTTATCCctagttgtcttttcactttgccATGTTTTGCATACCCCTCCCAATAACTATGAAGACCCTtctaaatgttttttcctttacatGTGCATATGTATTAGAGACACTATTTTATGTATGAGGGAGTTCTTAAAGGTACATACCATTAATTACTTTTCCTCCCCCAAGTCTGAGTTCTGAAACTGCTCCTTCATTGACAGATGGGCAGCAGTTACAGTAATCGGCAATTCCAGGAAGCATCAGATGTTGTGATCTACATATCAGCAGGTCAAAGGGGGTGCACTCAAGCACTCTGCTTACTGAAGGAAGGTGTTTCGGGGATGCAGAGAGCCACTGTAATATATGAGACAAGTGACTTGACCCCTGCCTCCTTTAGAACCGGTTTATTTAGCAAAACAGCCTAATAAATTGACTATTTTTGTGACCATCATAGACTGCCTAGGGAGCTAGTCAACTAGCTAGACTGAATTTTACTAAACCCACTTCTTTTTAAGCgaagaaataaatgcaattaGGACTTAAGTAGATTACTTTGCTGCCTGCTGAGTAACTTTACAACACAGTACATATAGATAAAAATGGAAGCCTTATTGGCAAAATGAAagtcactgaaaaaaatgcagaaagagcattttgCCATAAATGAAAGGGCAAACAAATTCTTAACCAGAGTAAGGATACTCCACGAAAGGaacacaaaaaaataaaggaggCCAAAAATCAGTCATCAGTCTAAACAGATTTTTCAGAAACATAAAATGTCGAATTAAATATCAATTGCACAATGCATAttccagaaagcaaagaaaaaggaattttaaaaaattctatgacAAAATGGAAGCTGTAACTGTAGCCAAGGAAGATAACAATTACTAGATGGAAGCAGTTAAACAATCTTTCAGAATTTTATCTAATCCTAAATGATGCCTTCCATCTTTAAGTGGTTTTCAGTTCAAAACAGACCTATACTTAGTaaccaaaatgattttttttccataatagaagaggaaaagaatCCATAGTCAAGACTGGTCAGCAAAAACATTGTGTATTATTGCTATCTGAAAGTGTTAAAACAAACTTCTAAATCTGTGccatccaatatggtagccacatACGactatttaattaaataaagttaaaaattcaattcttcagCCACCCTAGTTATATTTCAAATATTcgatagccacatgtggctagtggctttAATATTGCACAGtggatacagaacatttctatcaccacagaaagttctactgCACAATGCTTTTCTAAATGGTCATAGAAAAGAggatattttacagataaatgaCCCCCAGGTCATTATTAACTGAATGCTAAGTAAGTCATTTACATGGTAACTACAATGCTCTCTCTCCCTATAGTACATCCACTATAGATCATGTCCTAATAGGACAATTCTGCCCAGACTCTAATAATTTATTCTAGAAACACCAGAAGGACCTCATAATGCTTTCGGTCTTTACTCCCAACTCCCCTCTCCACCAGTTCCACATATGCCCCTCCTCCTACTGCCCAGGAAGCAATATATACAACATTGGCCCATGATGTATttccttcaaagaaaaaaagaactgcttttaagttggttaaaaaagaaaaagatggggtATGCCATGACCTCTCCTTGAGGCAAGCAGAAAGTTGGCCTGAGAGTGGGAGAAACTGCTCCCAAagcatctttttcttattgactgGCAACCTGAAATCCACTAGCCTGACTTCTGCATATTGGAGAGaccctggtttttgtttttaaaaataacatactaTTGCAGCTTCATGCAAGTTAATCCTAAATCCAGAATTTGAACCTGAAAATACTCAACTCATCTTAATTACGCCCAGATAAGCTCTTTCAGAATCCTGAATCTGGAACCCATTTCAAGTAACTCTCATTTGTTTGCAGCTCTAATATccctaaaatattaataatattaatgggCAGAGGATGATAAAGGGAGGGAATTACTTAGACAGGATGAAGATGACTCAAGTTTTGTCTTGAAATAATGAAGACAGACCATCTAATCAAAACACCTTTTATAAAACTTTCCAAAAAGTCGTACTCAGAATTTTAAGTTCACAAATTTGTTAAGATGAAAAGTCATACATATTTACAAACATTACACATGGTGTTTTTATTAATCAACCTAGTGTTCTAAGAAACAATAGATATTTATAATGGCTTTGTCTTGAAATCCCAGTCCAAGTTTTGAGAAGCAGGTTTCGTACTTACTGAACTCTCCCATGACAAACAGAATAAATTTACATCTCTTTTTCACATAGATTCAGTTTAATTTCAAGTTGTCAAAGTGTCAACAACATGTAAAACCTAGCATTAAGTTCAAATATTAGGTAACATTTACGCAGAAAACAAGCatctcttcagatatttttatgtgttttcaaAACAAGGCACTAGAGCTACCTTTGCTACAAACTCAAACACAGGCTTACTCACATATGCTCTTTCTCCCtcctattttcaaataatctaTGGAATTAattatgggttttatttttctcctttaattttagCTACCCTTTGAACTAAATTTCCTATTCcaggtcttttaaaaataaaagtggtttCCATTGTAAAGTTATATGTACATCTTTCTCTATAAAGTTTGACACTGAATTCTAAAATtaacttatactaaaaaattacaTGAGCATACAAGATTGACGTAACAAAGAACAATACTTCAACAATTTTGATGTACACAAACTGAGGAAGCAACCCTACTCCTAGAAACCATGTCTGcttatgtgtgtacacacatgtcCCCACAAGGGGTGCAAGGAGGAGAAACACTCTCTTCAAAGGGTGTTCCGGGTACCTATAGATTCTAAGCAGTAAGTCATTCGTAAAACACAGAAATACTCCTTTCAAGCAATGTAACTGTACATTATACTTACTTGtaaatctttctttaattttaacaaatcttcattttctccatttccagACAACGCAGCTTCAACTTGCTGGAGTTGAGCTTTGTAGCTTGCCAGCTGCTTTGCTAGATCCTCTGAcatctgggaaaaataaaaaggggaagACCATGAaaatggaaccaaaaaaaaaaataaaaaataatttctcctgtcTGCCTGAATTAATTAATCCTTACCAATTCCATTCCCAACTCATCATTATTTAAAGCAGCTTaatttattactattatcttTACTTTCAGTTCAAAGCTGTGAGCCAAACCAC contains these protein-coding regions:
- the SMNDC1 gene encoding survival of motor neuron-related-splicing factor 30 isoform X2, coding for MEVIELTKDLLSTQPSETLASSDSFASTQPTHSWKVGDKCMAIWSEDGQCYEAEIEEIDEENGTAAITFAGYGNAEVTPLLNLKPVEEGRKAKEDSGNKPMSKKEMIAQQREYKKKKALKKAQRIKELEQEREDQKVKWQQFNNRAYSKNKKGQVKRSIFASPESVTGKVGVGTCGIADKPMTQYQDTSKYNVRHLMPQ
- the SMNDC1 gene encoding survival of motor neuron-related-splicing factor 30 isoform X1: MSEDLAKQLASYKAQLQQVEAALSGNGENEDLLKLKKDLQEVIELTKDLLSTQPSETLASSDSFASTQPTHSWKVGDKCMAIWSEDGQCYEAEIEEIDEENGTAAITFAGYGNAEVTPLLNLKPVEEGRKAKEDSGNKPMSKKEMIAQQREYKKKKALKKAQRIKELEQEREDQKVKWQQFNNRAYSKNKKGQVKRSIFASPESVTGKVGVGTCGIADKPMTQYQDTSKYNVRHLMPQ